The DNA region TGCCATTAAACAGATGGATTTAATTGCTTCTAAAGTTGAGAATTATCCACTAGATATGAAGGTTGAAGAAAACTTTAGTACGCAGGTCAAAGTTATTTTAGAGATGCTCAAAGAAAATCTCAGTGCTCTTCAGCTTGATGATCTACAACCTCAGATTGACCAATTACTTACAAAAGAAAGTTTTTTAAAGGAAACTAACAGCGTTGCCCTCCCCTCAAGTGAATTGTTAGTAACACCGCTTAATGTTTCAAAGGATGAAGGAGCTTTAAAAATACCTCCTCAACCTAGTGTTATAAAAGCAGAAGATATGGGGCAACCTATAGAAAAACGGTTAATGGGAAATACTGTAGATGGGATAGATGACCCGACTTCATCAAAGGAAGTGTTACTTAAAACAGAGAGTACGTTACTCTCTTCTGCGGTAGCAACAGCAGTGATGAATAGTAGTGTTACTAAAGCTCCCGAGACGACAGAGGAAGCCTTAAAAATGGTTGTTAATCGTATTAAGCAACAAATCGAGATTCTTGATCCTAAAAGTATTCAACAGTCCGATTTTGTTGATAAGAGCACCGTTTTAGAACAAAAAATTCATGGGCTGATCAAACCAGAGCTTTTTGTTGGTAAAGCGATTGCACAAAAACTCTCACTTGATCCAACGGATGTAGAGTTGCTGAGTGATATGAAAGGTGTGTTGACCAAGCTTAGTGACAATCTTCAAACATCACCTCAAAATAAGGAAGCATTGGAAATTACCAATCGTCTCCTAACGCAAATAGAGTACCATCAGTTAGTTTCCTATGTGAGTAGTTCTACGCATTTATATGTGCCTTTTAGCTGGAATGGGCTTCAAGGCGGTTCTATGATGATGAAACAATCCAGCGACAATAATTTTCACTGCCAAATTGATCTTGATCTTGAAGCCTATGGCAAGCTCAATATGATG from Sulfurospirillum diekertiae includes:
- the fliK gene encoding flagellar hook-length control protein FliK; the encoded protein is MDISTTSLLANQLQTLDPKAIAKENATKIIQESADIPLSITAQKTTTTPNNAQEVIGQLLGSAVSEAKSKSAIFEILQNNQLFKNMGNFAEDIKNLSSLVKMDSTIAKPLALLQLFSKNIEQIDVKMLQEQIQNSGIFFESKLSNSVTQKGVLDTIQTLTSDLQAHFSQTNTKAVIPLLKEINVIMDHLNSTQDISSKEGQTNLKALLDLFRQSVKQELSSEGTSVFKEVYQNVQKLDYAIKQMDLIASKVENYPLDMKVEENFSTQVKVILEMLKENLSALQLDDLQPQIDQLLTKESFLKETNSVALPSSELLVTPLNVSKDEGALKIPPQPSVIKAEDMGQPIEKRLMGNTVDGIDDPTSSKEVLLKTESTLLSSAVATAVMNSSVTKAPETTEEALKMVVNRIKQQIEILDPKSIQQSDFVDKSTVLEQKIHGLIKPELFVGKAIAQKLSLDPTDVELLSDMKGVLTKLSDNLQTSPQNKEALEITNRLLTQIEYHQLVSYVSSSTHLYVPFSWNGLQGGSMMMKQSSDNNFHCQIDLDLEAYGKLNMMLVLSGEKYIDISIAVQKKELSEKITQQLNNLKQAFNEVGLITGNVKMLEYKDVSTVKNDYFSGEKLQFGINITI